GGTAATCTTAAACTTGGtttataaattcattatttCCTTTTTGATCAGCTCCACAGATTCAGACTCAGTAGAAAGGCCAAAGTCTGCAATGATGAAAGAAATACACCCAGAGTATGATCCACACGAGCCAATGATAACATCTGCATTCTCTGAGGAGGACTTGAGGAAATCTCGCGAAGATGTGTACGAGGACAGTTATAAGAATGAGGTCACCGAATATGGCAATGTTGATTATGATGTGATTAAACCATTCTCTATCACTACAAATGAAGGAAATGGAGCTATATCGCCGCCAAAATATGTGGAGAAACAAGACAAAATATCTGGTAAGTATAATACAACACATAGTATAGACAGACACTGTGACAGactcttttataatatgtatagtgTATATtagatatttgaaatattttacttttaaatcttATACAGgagggaaatactcccgagtaccttgtataataataactagTACTTCAGTCATTTTGAAGATTTCAATTGAGCTGAAAGTTTTTTAGCCATCATTATTTACTATggtataaaattttaacataaatatttcttaatagtaggatgttaaaaaaatatttaatatcatctAACTTCTTTAGAAGCTGAAAGTGACCAGGAGCCGACAAGTACCGTAGATCATTCAGCAGCAATTGTGTGGAATGGTTGTATTAACATGGTGGACGTGGCCAGGTTCTATGTGGCGGCGCACGAGGTATATTATGTTGTGAATCCTTTTACCAAAGACAATATATCTGGGgctttagccatgtggcacgtcgattttcttacTACAATCGATAACActttgaaaactaacaaaatgtatggaaatgacagattcAATCAACAACTTGattgacctgtcgatagtaaatgacattcccatacatttttaaaattttcgaagcgttagcgtttgtagaaagagaatcgacgaggCAGGCAATGGTATGGTTTGTCTATTTTTTGAACTTTGTTTGGTTTTTGAGTAGTAATTAAGGTGTACAGATTAGCGTTTGACAGAGTACCTTTTTCAGGAATTAGAAATCTGAGGTTTGGTGAAAACTGCGTAAAAAGCAGTTTTCAGACGCCGCAgatgactttgttttttttttgggattgTTCAATTTTTACATtactattattatgattaaacatcaatagctcagtggtaaaggggtcAGACTCaccactgaggggtggtggttcgatccccacctgCTGGACTCCCACTCCTAACACTGACTTCAACTGTGGTATGTGAATATTTGtcttcaatataaataaaagaaagtcatGTTAGTTACAGTATTTACAACTCAAGAACagactgatttggctgaaattggtGGAGAGATAGCTTAGAACCAGTAGACGGAATAGCATacttaggataggggtagtatAGGGATTGGGTAGGttataggtagggtaggggtagggctttacgcggacgaagtcacggcggtctgctagtatttaataaatatgatcTTATTATATATCATGATATtccttaatataaataaattattatgtattgaaCAGAAAAACAAAGTATTCTTTCTTGTTATTTATAGGTGTCAGGCAATGCTTTAGATCTAGAAGATGACCTTGCAGCGGAGCTGGACATTGTGGGCAGGATAAACCCGGAGACAGTGTGGGACTACATCAGTAAAACAAAGAAAACCAGCAGCAAGGACATTATCATCTTGAAGCTGCAAGCCGCGAATGATGAAGAGAAAATGCAATACATTGCTCTATACAGCTATCTCAGTAGTCGGAATAGGTATGTtggaaaattttcaataaattttttatgatattattatatacatttttattgtttttttttggcatcagtacactaattttttttatagatgtcATATAAATGTGCATACTACagcaatactatatatatacaataatacatACTACATTCAATTTGATTAAACACATTTTCTTgcaagaaaaatcccaattacgtattttttttttaactgacccAGGATACGagccctggacctcattgtctgtagctgaaccagctaaccaatGAGTCAATTAGCCTAATAAGAATAATAGATGCGCATTTCGACATCTTGCTATGTCAGATTGGGCTCGAAGTATGGTGCACTATACTAACTAgtaaacaaaatacataaatgaaTTCCAGGTTGGGTGTAGTGAAAGTGTCTAACACGGCGACAGTCAAGGACTTGTACATAGTGCCGGCGCCCGCCAACACCCCGCTGCCGTCTGTGCTGATGCCGCTAGACGGCCCCGGCCTAGGGGAGGTCAAGACCCACCTTCTCATCGCTATCATCATTCGGCAGAGGAAGAAGCGAGCAGCCACGACCATGATCAAAGATATCGTGCCGGCAAAGGTCAGTTTATAGCCTCGACCCATGCATGGAATGCTAACTCACATGGACTTGTAAATCGGCATGAATCGAAACCGAAACACTCTGTAGTTATTGTGGACGTTCATTTGTAAATATCTAATTAAAAAGacgattaaatataaaaaagtaaaatggacAAGAAACcatatcatgaaaaaaaatcataggaGATTTCTGTTCTACAAAAGTAACTAAACTAATTTGTAAATCTTAGACTAATAAAAATTAGAGTGTATCTagtaaaaagtggatgcacaatcagcgaccccactcaatgagtgccaaacacaacacatacatacacacacaacacatacacacatattaGCGCTCAATTCAAGTAcccgcatttgcaaattcaaccataaactcaattcttaaggttgaatttgctctgaatttgggattgtTAACAGATTAGATGATGGTTGATGGTGAAACATTAAGATTGTCAATTTGGTTTAGTTATCACaaaattctattatatatttttgcattACGGAAATGACTACCAATCTTAAAAATACTACTAATCTCATAGTCACATCTATAGTATTTAAATCAAATCGTAATATTGATCTCAGATTATTATTGattgtgaataaataaataatatatagaaaatacaCTAGAAGAGAAAATTGTAATAATGTGTTgagatttatttcaataaatacttGATGTTGtacagtaaattaattaattttgtaattatgcCAATTTAACATAATTTATCATGATATGTATAATTtgctatgtaaaaaaataaaagtaagtaaattCCTTATCCTAATCCTATCCTAACACCCACCTCATTATAATtcgttatctttattttatcctGATTATTTTATTCGTGAGAAAGAATATAATTTCACTTTATACATGTGGAGGTGCAGCCTGTCACGTACAGcagaatgttatttttaattttcttactatgaactagatggcgctgcaaCAAAAAATGTTTCACGATATCTTGTGTTCACTCTAAAAGCACATTAAGTTGAACAGTGTATAATtacaatacatacattttgCCGTCATAGATAAGGACAAAGGGTCTGCGGTTGGATCACTATCCTTAATTTTTGAGTGCCCTGTGCTACACTTTAGAGGTGAGACATACTTGCAAAATACAATACCAGGGCTTTCAAGTACGAGTGTTTAAAAATACTAGAGCTAAATACcaggttttaaaaacttgaaagtATTTGGCAGTGGTCGCCTGTGCCAAAGAAAACTAATCCATATTGTGATGGCGTAAAAGATTTAAGCATTTAGCATACATAGGTtagggatatagggacagagaaagcgaatttgttttatactatgtagtgataagGAGCACTATCGTATCAACggaaaaaatacttgaaagtatttttaatgtgcagtcattcccatacatttctagttttcgaagcgttagcgatcgtaaaaAAAGAGactcgacgtgccacttggttagggAGGCTGGTATAAAAACCTGTTTACGTAAATACTTCTCACCTCTACTACACTTAGCTTAGGGCAATATTAATAATTGGTTCTACCTGAAAATTGTCACTTCATGCTTCTACTATAGGGTGATTAGGGTTCAAGtataaaactaattttcaatattatcaaAAAGAGCCTTTCCTAACGTAGGCTTATTTAGGAGGAGGaggctatttttttaaaaaacataatggaaatccattatgttttttaaaaaaatagaacacTTATTGTGTCATGACTATAATTGTTAGGCGacactttttgtaaaatgatgtgttatacaaagttgtagtacattattttattctaacatcaatagtttttacaGTGCACGCGATGTAAACAATAGTTTAGGTatttttgtacaccttgggttacattattggagttttaggaaggaaccctattattttgaaaatataataaagcctatagcactcagggatagctTTCCAACAGTAAAATGATTTTTCGAATCAGtgcagtagtttcggagcctattcattacacacaaacaaacaaatctttcctctttgtaatgtagtatagatatataagtatttaagttaatttttttgatgaatatttgccatatcttttaaatatgaccaatattctcattcccctctaactagagTAAGACTGTATTGGAAGTGGGTACGActatagaccaacagggcggggatcgaaccaaaaTCCCTCGGTCCAAAGCGGTCGTATTCCacccgctcttaccgttgagctttgAAAATTGCATGcactatattatttactagccgacccggtcaagcttcgctttgacttatgtgcatttcttccatatccctactctactctacccctaccctaccctaccccttgactcttaaacgtttgtattgaaaatagaaaaaattttctcaccttttaaaccgtCTCTatacgaacatttcaagaccaagataagataattCCGTCCAGCcaagttttagcgagactaatgaacagcaattcattattatataagtactagcggacgcccgcaacttcgtctgcgtgaaactcgatgtaaactttcaactacccctacccgatttttctcgccgtaaaaaccatcctagaacttcaaacgtatattttaaaaaaataattggccaaattggtccaggcgttgttgagttatgcgcttaccaacgcattttgcgatacatttttatatagatacagattaccggaccagattcgaatttGCGtcctcggaatcgaaggcagaggttaaatccactgggctattgagTGTTGTAATAACAGTAATGTTGGTACGCCAGGTGGCGCGCGAGTCTCGCAAGAAGTCGTACACGCCGCCGCTGTCGCCGCGCCGCCGGACTTTGCCCCTGCCGACCTACACCACGCCCGCCCTCTCCAACTCCGTTAGGGACAAAATTGCCGCCTCATtaggtaagtaaaaaaaaagtaatccgGTCAACTTATCTTCAAAATCGGTGAAATATTAAGCATagggttttcttttattaatggGGTCCCGTTTTAACCCTTTGGGTACGGTAATATTACTAGCCCGCGCTACAGACGACCCGTTTTAAGAAAAAACTAGATAaagttaaaactgacggacactaTCTACTCACGGACGATTTAAAGACGATACTGCCTGGCGATTTAGCTCAAGTTAAtgaaaatggtacgatttaaagacgtcgtaggtcataattatcgttagatttggtcaaacaaaattactaatattatttgtgcgtttatgtttatagttcacaaactgaaaaatgtcacatttaatgtaaggaagctaaaactgtatgaattttcatctaattacgataaaagatttttaatagattttgaaattttataatctcatttattttgcaaatatccagacaatctttgctttttatgtataaattagttaacattgaccttatttacccgaatgtatcataaaaatcaacatatttaAACCTACTCATCATcccaattaagaaaaggaaagtgttTTTTCCTAATTTTCGTAGcaattatagaaagagaatagatATGTAGGTAAGACGGCTAGAGCCGCAGTCCTCACGGTCGGTTGGTTGCAGCGGCGGCGGACGAGGAGGAGGCGTACAGCCCCGGCTCGTCGACGGGCAGCAGCGGCGCGCCGGCCGACTCGCTGCGCACCAAGATGGAGGAGCTCAACCGCCAGATCGAGGAGCAGAAGCAGCAGATACTGAAGATGGCGCAGGCGGACTCCTCCGGCGCCGGGGaggtaaatcatcatcattttaatgacccatattcggctcactgttgattcgtttcctctcagaatgagagaggttaggccacaTAGTAACGATCAGATacagtgagtctttacaagcaacgtggtgaaggcggtgaaacccataaaaaacaaatgtcacgcgtctccttgacatccgcataaacaaacttttttcataatttgtatttcaaaattaaccctaacaacaattacgtaatataataaataataatcaataattacaaatgaaaatatactctatcttatttcattggtttttaaaatatttaaaaacatatgacgccatttttttgaattacttatattgaaagttactgatactctgtatacaaagtaatttttaGAGCATAACTTCCatgataggtacctactgagAAATGGCAAGCAAAAGTTTGAATTCCGGAGGTTCTGCTGATTTATAGGAAAACTTGTGTACTGGAGTAATTAATCAATGTAGATGAGGCCGCCAGGGACGTGCCatgtaattatgaaaaaagtcgTTACCGTAGTTGCTTCTGCTCCAATGCGCTAATTGCGATTTATCGACGCAGAATATATTTCAAACTACATTTTATCGGTAACTAGTACTTTCTGCGTCGTATTTTCCTATCTTTGGTACATGACCAATATTTACTTCTCTCCACCATACAAGCGATAACTCTATGGTAGGAGTAGACACGATATCCAGCCTTGACCTCTCAGCCTTGAGTCTAGTCCATTACCTAACCATAGagatacccatattcggctcactgctgagctcgagtctcctctcagaatgagaggggtttgagcaaatagtccaccacgctggcccaatgcggattggcagactccacacacgcagagaattaagaaaattctcaggtatgcaggtttcctcacaaggAAATTTCCTTCaatgtttgagacatgtgattaatttcataatatgcacataactgtaaagttggaggtgcatgccccggaccagattcgaacctacgccctccgaatcgaaggcagaggtcataaccagtAGGAATTGTCATTTTCAGTCTATATTAACGGACCACTACAGGGCCAAGGCCCTTAGCCTtctggcacgtcgattctctgtctacaaacgctaactaaATTTATGGGAATAACACATCCCATCGATAACTTGAACACGTGATCTCGTGATTACgtgaaaactttaatttacaaatatttttttttatttaaattcaaatattcaACAGCCAGCCAAAACgctatcggccatgatggtctatattttaactttttcttGACGTCGAGTCAACAaatcctttaccaaacggagcgattgataaaaatattagttaacaattagtttgacgtttagtacatcaagtaacattgtgacgtcacgtcacaaaatggaagacagtgtttttgattaaaagcataatttttatatggagttctctatgaaatccttaacttttattaattgatatcgatatatttcggacccttattctatgtaagaaattaatattgtttatatttgatGAGTCAACCCTAATGTTGTTGTTTCAGAACGAGGCGTACTCGCCGTCGCGGCCCCTCACCCCTCCGTCGCCGTCGCCGTCAACAGTCGTGCCGCTGGCAGACATCGCTCTACCTTCAAATCTCCACGAAATTCTTGCCACTATCAAGCAACGGTCGGAAACGAATGCAGAAGTTTTACCGAGCACAGATGTTGACATGCGTACATTACCTTTACCCTAACTCATTCTCCACAATAGATCAGTTAATACAGTGCTAAATAGTAGTAGTACTTACATAATAGCCTTCAATAcacaagaattattattataacagaaACACCATTTACAATAatcttaatatttcttttattcgaAATAATCTCTTCGTATATGGCGTAGCAATAATATAGAAATATGCAAAGCATATTTGCTGTAGTAAGACTTGGATTTATTTGTGTGCAATAGGAGTGTAATGTGTTTTATGTCTGCATGATGGTGAATTTACTTACACACAagtgtattttattgttttttaattatttttatcaatagtaCACATTATGAAGTTTACAAGTTTAAGGTAAATTGTTGTAGAATAAAATTAACAGTGTCTTCATATAGAGATGTTTCATATATTGTACAAAATTAgacttaattttaaatgatttaatattaaaacccTTTATTGTAAAggaataatatacatttttaaatctaagtaaaaataaaagaatgaaataaatatttcaaatattttattttcttattctttCTTACATATCATCATAATATAGTGACCTTTTAGATTTGAACTTCTTTTCATTCATAGTTAGTGAACTATTCCTACGTACATTTTTGAAACTTTTGAACAGGTCTTGTCTATTCAGGGAAGTATTATCAAATCTCTTTTGCATGGCTAATATTTTAGTTTCCATTAGTTTTCTCCTTGGAATATGTCTCAGTGCAAACTCCCAATCACCTGTGAGTCTTAAATCTAAAAGTATTGGTATCATGTgatttatattcaaatttttctTTGAGCCGGGTGCCCATTCAATGTATCTGTCTAGAGGCAGTTTAGCCATTTTTAGGCCATCTTTCTTTGCTTTTGCCAATGACAGAGGTTCATTATTcatctgaaaaaataaataatcatttcaaATGTCACACTTTATCAacaatacagaaaaaaataatgagttATATCAACCTTATCAACCATACAGCCAACAATGTACACTGCCTCAGGGTCAAAAGAAGTCAGTTCTTCTCTGCAATGTGGTGTTAAATACACAAGTTTCTCTTTAGGAAATAAATCTAAATAGCTCTCAGAATGTATATTCATAGGGAACCATGGCTCTTCAAGTGATGGTATATTCTTTCTTAACTGTTTCATAAATTCCCCATTTGGTTTAACATTACACATGTGCAAGTTGAAGGGGTCCTTGTGAATTCTGTTGTCGCcaaataaaaaagtcatctgTTTTGCAGCATTTAGGGTTTCTCTCCATACCATATGCTCTTCATATGAACAATCTATAACAACAGATTGACCATAAATGATGGATCTGAGGGCCCTGAAATTTTACTTCTTAAAATACATGGTCAacaatgtgttctaaaattataaagaggtaaagtttgtgatgttgtaggggttAGTCTATATATCTATTCTCTATATCTGGTGACATCAGACTTGCCTAGTAACAACCTTACCAGTAAAGACGGTCAGTGGAATAAAATCCAATGAACTCAGACATGCAGGTTGACTGCTTGAACTCTATTCTTAAGGAAGTTTCCGATTGGGTGATACCAATTTAGTTTAGTTCAACGTAACCGAATGCAGGCATGTCTACTCACAGcattgtaaaaattttaaaacaatcttCAAACAAGctcaaatatttaacaaaaatacctGTAATTATCAAACATATTCATACTGCTATCACGAATGCGTAAGAACAATGATTGGTATTGGATGCCATATAACAG
This DNA window, taken from Bicyclus anynana chromosome 1, ilBicAnyn1.1, whole genome shotgun sequence, encodes the following:
- the LOC112043022 gene encoding mitochondrial ribonuclease P protein 1 homolog isoform X1 yields the protein MFCLRSLVSHLRRPIKNKSVFLSRFTFNNTNIGQTSFRYYGLNAEIEDDSDAIVNDLCKGDSNLEKKLKVLMLEVEVMRQDGRCAPDYISKDKWARLLKMDTRNQRNNFLLYLFKLEKKKENEKARKEARKKQLEESPLEEFREYPDDLLYGIQYQSLFLRIRDSSMNMFDNYRALRSIIYGQSVVIDCSYEEHMVWRETLNAAKQMTFLFGDNRIHKDPFNLHMCNVKPNGEFMKQLRKNIPSLEEPWFPMNIHSESYLDLFPKEKLVYLTPHCREELTSFDPEAVYIVGCMVDKMNNEPLSLAKAKKDGLKMAKLPLDRYIEWAPGSKKNLNINHMIPILLDLRLTGDWEFALRHIPRRKLMETKILAMQKRFDNTSLNRQDLFKSFKNVRRNSSLTMNEKKFKSKRSLYYDDM
- the LOC112043022 gene encoding mitochondrial ribonuclease P protein 1 homolog isoform X2, whose amino-acid sequence is MQKLKMIRARKEARKKQLEESPLEEFREYPDDLLYGIQYQSLFLRIRDSSMNMFDNYRALRSIIYGQSVVIDCSYEEHMVWRETLNAAKQMTFLFGDNRIHKDPFNLHMCNVKPNGEFMKQLRKNIPSLEEPWFPMNIHSESYLDLFPKEKLVYLTPHCREELTSFDPEAVYIVGCMVDKMNNEPLSLAKAKKDGLKMAKLPLDRYIEWAPGSKKNLNINHMIPILLDLRLTGDWEFALRHIPRRKLMETKILAMQKRFDNTSLNRQDLFKSFKNVRRNSSLTMNEKKFKSKRSLYYDDM